From Dreissena polymorpha isolate Duluth1 chromosome 15, UMN_Dpol_1.0, whole genome shotgun sequence, a single genomic window includes:
- the LOC127860322 gene encoding epithelial membrane protein 1-like: MPDTKQIISFLMIGLAGIDVLFCILALALNTWLDYYGFSSGLWKVCIVGQCVSIDDFGVIEGWLNEVRVFAFLGLFWMIITTVAAVLRTFLLKDKIIILYLIIGLSAVSGLCMMIAFAVYTNNTTHKYGAGFALCILAWILGWTVAGLGCFLLILNRNTS, translated from the exons ATGCCTGATACGAAGCAGATAATAAGTTTTCTGATGATTGGGCTTGCAGGCATAGACGTGCTATTCTGCATCCTAGCTTTGGCCCTCAACACGTGGCTGGATTACTATGGATTTTCTTCAGGTCTATGGAAAGTCTGCATTGTGGGTCAATGTGTTTCAATCGACGATTTCGGTGTTATTGAAG GGTGGCTGAACGAAGTGCGAGTCTTCGCTTTCCTAGGTCTCTTCTGGATGATTATTACAACGGTCGCAGCTGTTCTCCGGACATTCTTACTGAAGGACAAGATAATAATACTCTACTTAATTATTGGGTTGTCTGCTGTCTCTG GCCTGTGTATGATGATTGCGTTTGCTGTGTACACCAACAACACTACCCATAAGTACGGTGCGGGATTCGCTCTGTGTATCCTTGCCTGGATTCTCGGCTGGACGGTGGCGGGTCTCGGTTGCTTTCTCCTGATTCTGAACCGGAACACAAGCTAA
- the LOC127860672 gene encoding uncharacterized protein LOC127860672, with translation MMTEDSPFFLTPGNKTQQCWFRKSAMGINKLYSIMTEMKTDAGIQEPRITPYSARKHLIQKLNDENVPAHQIIQISGHRNINSLNNYSSLNKEQSKNISKILSHSNQSVEKHNRTATATASATPASSDFPMARGFFVNSHFQGNVTFNFHNSESYMGLSQTQNVVNHQRQSPSRTPAVTADSPVQRHYKRIRLIAESDSD, from the exons atgatgacagaagacagccccttcttcttaactcctggcaacaagacacagcaatgctggttcaggaagtctgccatgggaataaacaagctatacagcataatgactgagatgaaaacagatgctggtattcaagagccaagaatcaccccatacag tgcaagaaagcacttgattcagaagctgaatgacgagaatgttcctgctcatcaaataatacagatttcagggcacagaaatattaacagcttaaataattacagcagtttgaacaaggaacagtcaaaaaatatttcaaaaatactttctcattcaaaccagtcagttgaaaagcacaaccgcacagccactgccactgcgtcagccacacctgcatcaagtgattttccgatggcccgaggattttttgtcaactcacatttccagggcaatgtaacatttaattttcacaactctgaatcttacatgggcctttcccagacacagaacgtagtcaatcaccagaggcaatctccatcccgtacaccggcggtaaccgcagattcccctgtacagcgacactacaagcgaatccgtcttattgcagagagtgacagtgattga
- the LOC127860663 gene encoding putative nuclease HARBI1: protein MRCTDVVSRWPGTTHDAAVFDSSSVKEYLSTNDVGHLLGDSGYPLRTYLMTPVPHPSNDGEQAYTDHLCRGRIVVERPFGVLKSRFRCLHRTGGCLPFQPNKCCEIATVCMRLHNLCLE, encoded by the exons atgag GTGCACAGATGTCGTGTCAAGATGGCCTGGTACGACACATGATGCTGCGGTGTTTGATAGCAGTAGCGTAAAG GAATATCTGAGCACCAATGATGTGGGTCATCTGCTAGGGGATAGCGGATATCCATTAAGGACTTACCTCATGACCCCTGTACCTCatccctccaatgatggtgagcaagCCTACACCGACCATTTATGTAGAGGACGGATAGTCGTAGAAAGACCATTTGGTGTTTTGAAATCACgatttag ATGTCTGCATCGCACTGGTGGATGCTTGCCTTTCCAGCCTAATAAGTGTTGTGAAATTGCAACAGTTTGCATGCGCCTGCACAACCTGTGTTTGGAATAA